A part of Caretta caretta isolate rCarCar2 chromosome 1, rCarCar1.hap1, whole genome shotgun sequence genomic DNA contains:
- the SELENOO gene encoding protein adenylyltransferase SelO, mitochondrial, translating to MAAVLRSGRCFLLPSPVPRGLRPPGCCSGAMQEPPPLAARPGSPGPGAAVAASCLGALRFDNRALRSLPLDPSEENVPRQVPGACFSRVRPSPVQSPRLVAMSLPALALLGLEPPAAGALEELEAEAALYFSGNRLLPGAEPAAHCYCGHQFGSFAGQLGDGAAMYLGEVLSPRGERWEIQLKGAGLTPFSRQADGRKVLRSSIREFLCSEAMFHLGIPTTRAGTCVTSDSKVVRDILYDGNPKNERCTIVLRIASTFIRFGSFEIFKPTDEHTGRKGPSVNRNDIRIQMLNYVISTFYPEIQQAYSDNSVQRNAAFFREVTKRTARMVAEWQCVGFCHGVLNTDNMSIVGLTIDYGPFGFMDRYDPEHICNGSDNGGRYAYNKQPEICKWNLGKLAEALVPELPLEISELILEEEYDAEFERHYLQKMRKKLGLIHLELEDDDKLVSELLETMHLTGGDFTNTFRLLSSFSGDLDPLKLEDFLEKIAMQCASMEELKVAFRPQMDPRQLSMMLMLAQSNPQLFALIGTKANITKELERIEQFSKLQQLTAADLLSRNKRHWKEWLQKYRVRLEKERESISNADVWNAERVKIMNSNNPKYILRNYIAQNAIEAAENGDFTEVREVLKCLENPFEETEGLAAVQEDQEEEETLAAAAATCAPVASSRLPYSSKPPLWASELCVTUSS from the exons ATGGCCGCGGTGCTGCGGAGCGGCCGCTGCTTCTTGCTGCCCAGCCCGGTCCCGCGCGGCCTGCGCCCTCCCGGCTGCTGCAGCGGCGCCATGCAGGAGCCCCCGCCCCTCGCTGCCCGGCCGGGGAGCCCGGGCCCCGGCGCGGCGGTGGCTGCGAGCTGCCTCGGGGCGCTGCGCTTCGATAACCGGGCGCTGCGCTCGTTGCCGCTGGACCCGTCCGAGGAGAACGTGCCGCGGCAGGTGCCCGGCGCCTGCTTCTCGCGGGTGCGGCCCAGCCCGGTGCAGAGCCCGCGGCTGGTGGCCATGTCGCTGCCCGCCCTGGCGCTGCTGGGCCTGGAGCCCCCCGCGGCCGGGGCGCTGGAGGAGCTGGAGGCCGAGGCCGCGCTGTACTTCAGCGGGAACCGGTTGCTACCCGGGGCGGAGCCCGCCGCGCACTGCTACTGCGGGCACCAGTTCGGCAGCTTCGCCGGGCAGCTGGGCGACGGCGCGGCCATGTACCTGGGCGAGGTGCTGAGCCCGCGGGGCGAGCGCTGGGAGATCCAGCTCAAGGGGGCCGGGCTCACCCCCTTCTCCCG ACAAGCTGATGGTCGAAAGGTCCTGCGGTCGAGTATAAGAGAATTCCTGTGTAGTGAGGCCATGTTTCATCTAGGTATACCTACAACAAGGGCTGGAACGTGTGTAACATCCGATTCAAAAGTTGTTCGGGACATACTCTATGATGGAAATCCAAAAAATGAAAGATGCACAATTGTCCTGAGAATAGCTTCCACCTTTATAAG GTTTGGATCTTTTGAGATTTTTAAACCTACAGATGAACACACAGGACGCAAAGGTCCCAGTGTTAACCGAAATGATATTCGAATACAGATGCTTAATTATGTGATCAGCACTTTCTATCCAGAAATCCAGCAGGCTTACTCTGACAACAGTGTTCAGAGGAATGCTGCTTTCTTCAGAGAG GTAACAAAGCGGACAGCAAGGATGGTTGCTGAATGGCAATGTGTTGGGTTTTGCCATGGTGTGCTGAATACAGATAATATGAGCATAGTAGGACTTACAATTGACTATGGCCCTTTTGGGTTTATGGACAG ATATGACCCAGAACACATTTGCAATGGTTCAGATAATGGAGGCCGCTATGCTTATAACAAACAGCCAGAGATCTGCAAGTGGAATCTAGGGAAGCTGGCTGAAGCTTTAGTCCCAGAACTGCCCTTGGAGATCAGTGAACTCATTCTTGAAGAGGAGTACGATGCAGAATTTGAGAGGCATTATTTGCAGAAGATGAGGAAGAAGCTAGGTCTCATTCATTTGGAATTAGAAGATGATGATAAATTGGTGTCTGAACTTCTGGAAACTATGCATCTCACAG GTGGAGACTTTACAAATACTTTCCGTTTGCTGAGCTCTTTCTCGGGCGATTTGGATCCTCTAAAATTGGAAGATTTCCTTGAAAAGATTGCCATGCAGTGTGCTTCAATGGAAGAATTAAAAGTTGCTTTCAGGCCTCAGATGGATCCAAG ACAACTTTCCATGATGCTAATGTTGGCTCAGTCTAATCCTCAACTGTTTGCATTAATTGGAACAAAAGCTAATATAACTAAAGAATTAGAACGCATAGAACAGTTTTCTAAACTGCAGCAATTAACAGCAGCTGACTTATTGAGTAGAAATAAAAGACACTGGAAAGAATGGCTGCAGAAGTACAG AGTCCGattagaaaaagagagagagagtattagTAATGCTGATGTCTGGAATGCTGAACGTGTGAAGATTATGAATTCAAACAATCCAAAATATATCTTGAGAAATTACATTGCTCAGAATGCCATTGAAGCAGCTGAGAATGGAGACTTCACAGAG GTAAGAGAAGTTTTGAAATGCTTGGAAAATCCATTTGAAGAGACAGAAGGTCTCGCTGCGGTGCAGGAAGATCAAGAAGAGGAGGAAACacttgcagcagcagctgctactTGTGCtccagtggccagcagcagactTCCATATAGCAGTAAACCTCCACTCTGGGCTTCAGAACTCTGTGTTACGTGATCTTCGTAa